From Streptomyces cyaneogriseus subsp. noncyanogenus, the proteins below share one genomic window:
- the pyk gene encoding pyruvate kinase, whose amino-acid sequence MRRAKIVCTLGPATDSYDQIKALVDAGMDVARFNLSHGTHAEHEQRYRRVREAADETGRSIGILADLQGPKIRLGRFAEGPVLLERGDTFTITVEEGTEGDRHLCGTTYAGLADDVRPGERILVDDGKVCLEVTGVDGPRVRTTVTEPGVVSDHKGLNLPGVAVSVPALSKKDEEDLRWALHTGFDVIALSFVRTARDIQDVHRIMDEEGRRLPVIAKIEKPQAVDHLEDIVAAFDGIMVARGDLGVEMPLEQVPIVQKRAVKLAKRNAKPVIVATQMLDSMIDNSRPTRAEASDVANAVIDGTDAVMLSGETSVGKYPIDTVRTMARIVEAAEEDILARGLPPLTERNKPRTQGGAVARAAAEMGDFLGARFLVAFTQSGDTARRLSRYRSPIPLLAFTPAPATRSQLSLTWGVETYLGPHVDSTDAMVDQVDELLTENGRCREGDLVVITAGSPPGVSGTTNLVRVHRIGEKS is encoded by the coding sequence ATGCGCCGAGCAAAGATCGTCTGTACCCTTGGGCCCGCCACCGACTCGTACGACCAGATCAAGGCACTCGTCGACGCCGGAATGGACGTCGCCCGCTTCAATCTCAGTCACGGCACCCACGCCGAACACGAACAGCGCTACCGCCGTGTGCGCGAAGCCGCCGACGAAACGGGCCGCAGTATCGGCATCCTCGCCGATCTGCAAGGCCCGAAGATCCGGCTCGGCCGCTTCGCCGAAGGCCCCGTACTTCTCGAACGCGGCGACACCTTCACCATCACCGTCGAAGAGGGCACCGAGGGCGACCGCCACCTCTGCGGCACCACCTACGCCGGCCTCGCCGACGACGTCCGTCCCGGCGAGCGCATCCTCGTCGACGACGGCAAGGTCTGCCTGGAGGTCACCGGGGTCGACGGCCCGCGCGTCCGCACCACCGTCACCGAACCGGGCGTCGTCTCCGACCACAAGGGACTCAACCTCCCCGGCGTCGCCGTCTCCGTCCCCGCCCTGTCCAAGAAGGACGAGGAAGACCTCCGCTGGGCCCTGCACACCGGCTTCGACGTGATCGCCCTCTCCTTCGTCCGCACCGCGCGCGACATCCAGGACGTGCACCGCATCATGGACGAGGAAGGCCGCCGCCTCCCCGTCATCGCCAAGATCGAGAAACCCCAGGCCGTCGATCACCTCGAGGACATCGTCGCCGCCTTCGACGGCATCATGGTCGCCCGCGGTGACCTGGGCGTCGAAATGCCCCTCGAACAAGTCCCCATCGTGCAGAAGCGCGCCGTCAAGCTCGCCAAGCGCAACGCCAAACCGGTCATCGTCGCCACGCAGATGCTCGACAGCATGATCGACAACTCGCGCCCCACCCGGGCGGAGGCCTCCGACGTCGCCAACGCCGTCATCGACGGCACCGACGCGGTCATGCTCTCCGGCGAGACCAGCGTCGGCAAATACCCCATCGACACCGTGCGGACCATGGCCCGGATCGTCGAGGCCGCCGAGGAGGACATCCTCGCGCGGGGCCTGCCGCCGCTCACCGAACGCAACAAACCCCGCACCCAGGGCGGTGCCGTCGCCCGCGCCGCCGCCGAGATGGGCGACTTCCTCGGGGCCAGGTTCCTGGTCGCCTTCACCCAGTCCGGGGACACCGCCCGCCGGCTGTCCCGCTACCGTTCCCCGATCCCGCTGCTCGCCTTCACCCCCGCCCCGGCGACCCGCTCACAGCTCAGCCTGACCTGGGGCGTGGAGACGTATCTGGGCCCGCACGTCGACTCGACCGACGCGATGGTGGACCAGGTCGACGAACTGCTCACCGAGAACGGCCGCTGCCGCGAGGGCGATCTGGTCGTGATCACGGCGGGCTCGCCGCCCGGGGTGTCGGGGACGACCAATCTGGTACGGGTGCACCGCATCGGGGAGAAGTCCTAG
- a CDS encoding ABC transporter ATP-binding protein: MTALLEVEDLRVAYGKIEAVKGISFTVDAGQVVTLIGTNGAGKTTTLRTLSGLLKPIGGHIRFNGKSLRRVPAHHIVSLGLAHSPEGRHIFPRMTIEDNLRLGAFLRNDKPGIEKDIQRAYDLFPILGERRKQAAGTLSGGEQQMLAMGRALMSQPKLLMLDEPSMGLSPIMMQKIMATIAELKAQGTTILLVEQNAQAALSLADRGHVMEIGRIVLSGTGQELLHDESVRKAYLGED; this comes from the coding sequence ATGACCGCCCTGCTGGAAGTCGAGGACCTCCGCGTCGCCTACGGAAAGATCGAAGCGGTCAAGGGCATCTCCTTCACCGTCGACGCCGGGCAGGTCGTCACCCTCATCGGCACCAACGGCGCCGGGAAGACCACCACGCTGCGCACTCTCTCCGGGCTCCTCAAGCCCATCGGCGGGCACATCAGATTCAACGGGAAATCCCTCAGGAGGGTCCCCGCCCACCACATCGTCTCGCTCGGGCTCGCCCACTCCCCCGAAGGCCGCCACATCTTCCCCCGTATGACCATCGAGGACAATCTCCGCCTCGGCGCCTTCCTCCGCAACGACAAACCCGGCATCGAGAAGGACATCCAGCGGGCCTACGATCTCTTCCCCATTCTGGGAGAGCGCAGAAAGCAGGCCGCGGGCACCCTCTCCGGCGGCGAACAGCAGATGCTCGCCATGGGCCGTGCCCTGATGTCGCAGCCCAAGCTGCTCATGCTCGACGAGCCCTCCATGGGCCTCTCGCCGATCATGATGCAGAAGATCATGGCCACCATCGCCGAGCTGAAGGCCCAGGGCACCACCATCCTGCTCGTCGAGCAGAACGCCCAGGCCGCCCTCTCCCTCGCCGACCGGGGCCATGTCATGGAGATCGGCAGGATCGTCCTCTCCGGGACCGGACAGGAGCTCCTGCACGACGAGTCGGTCCGCAAGGCGTACCTCGGCGAGGACTGA
- a CDS encoding lysine N(6)-hydroxylase/L-ornithine N(5)-oxygenase family protein has translation MTPHPPHHEPAAPRDLVGIGIGPFNLSLAALAHPLAELDTAFYDRSPTFQWHPGLLIEDSTIQVPFLADLVTLADPASPWTFLNYLKTRERLFPFYFAERFHIRRTEYDAYCRWVAGNLPALHFGHRVDAVRWNPEQAVFEVDHTRLGGDGQEESHGRTRTRNVVLGIGTEPHVPDPLKPLADAPGVPVVHAADYLHHRDTLLAAGHITVIGTGQSGAEIFLDLLRHRPAGREKIHWLGRTGAFAPMEYSKLGLEHFTPDYTRYFHGLAEPVRDRLVPAQWQLHKGIDTDTLAAIHDELYRRTLHGGWPDAVLTPGVRVRTAGRVAATRIELHLEHTQQHTRTRLTTDAVVLATGYRQRPLDQLLAGLDPYLCRDSSERPRVDARFRLALDPRIAASGCHVYVQNAEIHTHGVGTPDLGLAAWRSATILNALTGTEPYPLPTRTAFTTFGLKPHPHPRTAPARHAAPTLVPLVDQR, from the coding sequence ATGACCCCCCACCCCCCGCACCACGAGCCCGCCGCCCCCCGCGACCTCGTCGGCATCGGCATCGGCCCCTTCAACCTCTCCCTCGCCGCCCTCGCCCACCCCCTCGCCGAGCTCGACACCGCCTTCTACGACCGGAGCCCCACCTTCCAGTGGCACCCCGGCCTCCTCATCGAGGACAGCACCATCCAGGTCCCCTTCCTCGCCGACCTCGTCACCCTCGCCGATCCCGCCAGCCCCTGGACCTTCCTCAACTACCTCAAGACCCGCGAACGCCTCTTCCCCTTCTACTTCGCCGAGCGCTTCCACATCCGCCGCACCGAGTACGACGCCTACTGCCGCTGGGTCGCCGGCAACCTCCCCGCGCTCCACTTCGGCCACCGCGTCGACGCCGTCCGCTGGAACCCCGAACAGGCCGTCTTCGAGGTCGACCACACCCGGCTCGGCGGCGACGGACAAGAGGAGAGCCACGGCCGCACCCGCACCAGGAACGTCGTCCTCGGCATCGGCACCGAACCCCACGTCCCCGACCCGCTCAAACCCCTCGCCGACGCACCCGGCGTACCCGTCGTGCACGCCGCCGACTATCTCCACCACCGCGACACCCTGCTCGCCGCCGGCCACATCACCGTCATCGGCACCGGCCAGTCGGGCGCCGAGATCTTCCTCGACCTGCTCCGCCACCGCCCCGCCGGCCGGGAGAAGATCCACTGGCTCGGCCGCACCGGGGCCTTCGCCCCCATGGAGTACTCCAAACTCGGCCTCGAACACTTCACCCCCGACTACACCCGCTACTTCCACGGCCTCGCCGAACCCGTCCGCGACCGGCTCGTGCCCGCCCAGTGGCAGCTCCACAAGGGCATCGACACCGACACCCTCGCCGCCATCCACGACGAGCTGTACCGGCGCACCCTCCACGGCGGCTGGCCCGACGCCGTCCTCACCCCCGGCGTCCGCGTCCGCACCGCCGGCCGCGTCGCCGCCACCCGGATCGAACTCCACCTCGAACACACCCAGCAGCACACCCGCACCCGCCTCACCACCGACGCCGTCGTGCTCGCCACCGGCTACCGGCAGCGCCCCCTCGACCAGCTCCTCGCCGGTCTCGACCCCTACCTGTGCCGCGACAGCAGCGAGCGGCCCCGCGTCGACGCCCGCTTCCGGCTCGCCCTCGACCCCCGCATCGCCGCCTCCGGCTGCCACGTCTACGTCCAGAACGCCGAGATCCACACCCACGGGGTCGGCACCCCCGATCTGGGGCTCGCCGCCTGGCGCAGCGCCACCATCCTCAACGCCCTCACCGGCACGGAGCCCTATCCCCTGCCCACCCGCACCGCCTTCACCACCTTCGGCCTCAAGCCGCACCCCCACCCGCGCACCGCGCCCGCCCGGCACGCGGCACCCACCCTCGTCCCCCTCGTCGACCAGCGGTAG
- a CDS encoding pyridoxal phosphate-dependent decarboxylase family protein produces the protein MSTPPLASGPDGPDALRPLLDTVLDALRAGSRARGGPLPAGGPGAVARQVRDAAGDLLPETGDPDALRTLVTVLAVGAADPAHPRCTAHLHGPPLAVAAAADLAATVLNPSLDSWDQAPAASELETLVTGALAREAGAADALVTTGGTESNHLALLLAREARGGSLRVIHGANAHHSLPRSAWLLGLPEPVVVPAPGGTLDPAALDAALTRVPGPHLVTATAGTTDAGLIDPLPDIAARCAAHGARLHIDAAYGGTLLFSRRHRARLTGLEAADTIALDLHKLGWQPAAAGILTVKDAADLAPLRHHADYLNADDDTTAGFPDLLGRSLRTTRRPDILKIAVTLRTLGRSGLAALIDHVCALAREFAVLVDHHPRFELYAPPTISTVLFRPTGAPDDTVAAVRRALLTRGHAVLGRARVDGRLWLKATFLNPAIRSDDLTALLTLVEGHTPR, from the coding sequence ATGAGCACGCCGCCCCTGGCCTCGGGCCCCGACGGCCCCGACGCCCTGCGCCCCCTTCTCGACACCGTCCTCGACGCCCTCCGCGCCGGCAGCCGCGCCCGGGGCGGCCCGCTGCCCGCGGGCGGGCCCGGCGCGGTCGCCCGGCAGGTCCGGGACGCGGCCGGCGACCTCCTGCCCGAGACCGGCGACCCCGACGCCCTGCGCACCCTCGTCACCGTGCTCGCGGTGGGCGCCGCCGACCCCGCACACCCCCGGTGCACCGCCCATCTGCACGGCCCGCCCCTCGCCGTCGCCGCCGCAGCCGATCTGGCCGCCACCGTCCTCAACCCCTCCCTCGACTCCTGGGACCAGGCCCCCGCCGCCTCCGAGCTGGAAACCCTCGTGACCGGCGCCCTAGCCCGGGAAGCCGGGGCCGCCGACGCCCTCGTCACCACCGGCGGCACCGAGTCCAACCACCTCGCCCTCCTCCTCGCCCGCGAAGCCCGCGGCGGCAGCCTCCGGGTGATCCACGGAGCCAACGCCCACCACTCCCTGCCCCGGTCCGCCTGGCTGCTCGGCCTGCCCGAGCCCGTCGTCGTCCCCGCCCCCGGCGGCACCCTCGACCCCGCCGCCCTCGACGCGGCCCTGACCCGGGTGCCCGGCCCCCACCTGGTCACCGCCACCGCCGGCACCACCGACGCCGGGCTCATCGACCCCCTCCCCGACATCGCCGCCCGCTGCGCCGCCCACGGCGCCCGGCTCCACATCGACGCCGCCTACGGCGGGACCCTGCTGTTCAGCCGGCGGCACCGCGCCCGGCTGACCGGCCTGGAGGCCGCCGACACCATCGCCCTGGACCTGCACAAACTCGGCTGGCAGCCCGCCGCGGCCGGAATCCTCACCGTCAAGGACGCGGCCGACCTCGCCCCGCTCCGCCACCACGCCGACTACCTCAACGCCGACGACGACACCACCGCCGGTTTCCCCGACCTCCTCGGCCGCTCGCTGCGCACCACCCGGCGCCCCGACATCCTCAAGATCGCCGTCACCCTCAGAACACTCGGCCGCAGCGGCCTCGCCGCCCTCATCGACCACGTCTGCGCCCTGGCCCGGGAATTCGCCGTCCTCGTCGACCACCACCCCCGCTTCGAGCTGTACGCCCCGCCCACCATCAGCACCGTCCTGTTCCGCCCCACCGGCGCCCCCGACGACACCGTCGCCGCCGTCCGCCGCGCCCTCCTCACCCGCGGTCACGCCGTCCTCGGCCGCGCCCGCGTCGACGGCCGCCTCTGGCTCAAGGCCACCTTCCTCAACCCCGCGATCCGCTCCGACGACCTCACCGCCCTGCTCACCCTCGTAGAAGGACACACCCCCCGATGA
- a CDS encoding bifunctional metallophosphatase/5'-nucleotidase, protein MPLNRRKFLKRSAVTGAGVALTGTAAAPAAGAAEGRGRRGPKRYALTVMGTTDLHGHVFNWDYFKDAEYSDAQGNAQGLARVSTLVDQVRAEKGRQNTLLLDAGDTIQGTPLTYYYAKVDPITAEGGPVHPMAQAMNAIGYDAVALGNHEFNYGIETLRKFEEQCRFPLLGANAVDAKTLKPAFPPYFMKSFRVKGAPPVKVAVLGLTNPGIAIWDKAYVQGKLAFPGLEEQAAKWVPKLRSMGADVVVVSAHSGTSGTSSYGDQLPYVENAAANVARQVPGIDAILVGHAHAEIEELRVVNERTGKAVVLSEPLCYAERLTLFDFDLVFERGRWRVESVKASLRDARTVADDPRITELLADEHQKVVAYVNQVVGTATATLTTAEARYKDAPIIDLINKVQEDVVRQALAGTPYASLPVLSQASPFSRTSQIPAGEVTIRDLSSLYVYDNTLVAKVMTGAQLRAYLEYSAEYFVRTAAGAPVDVAKLTNANGRPDYNYDYVSGLRYDIDIAQPAGSRIRNLTFGGAPLDDAQEFVLAVNNYRANGGGAFPHVASAKEVWSESTEIRTRIAEWVTAKGVLDPADFASADWRLTREGTPVF, encoded by the coding sequence ATGCCGTTGAACCGCCGGAAGTTCTTGAAGAGGTCCGCCGTGACGGGCGCGGGAGTCGCGCTGACCGGTACGGCGGCGGCACCGGCGGCCGGCGCCGCCGAGGGGCGCGGGCGCCGCGGGCCCAAGCGGTACGCGCTGACGGTGATGGGCACCACCGATCTGCACGGGCACGTCTTCAACTGGGACTACTTCAAGGACGCGGAGTACTCCGACGCCCAGGGCAACGCCCAGGGCCTGGCGCGTGTGTCGACGCTGGTGGACCAGGTGCGTGCGGAGAAGGGGCGGCAGAACACGCTGCTGCTGGACGCGGGTGACACGATCCAGGGCACGCCGCTGACGTACTACTACGCGAAGGTGGACCCGATCACGGCCGAGGGCGGGCCGGTCCATCCGATGGCGCAGGCGATGAACGCGATCGGCTACGACGCGGTGGCGCTCGGGAACCACGAGTTCAATTACGGCATCGAGACGCTGCGGAAGTTCGAGGAGCAGTGCCGTTTTCCGCTGCTGGGGGCGAACGCGGTCGACGCCAAGACGCTGAAGCCGGCGTTCCCGCCCTATTTCATGAAGTCGTTCCGGGTGAAGGGCGCTCCGCCGGTGAAGGTGGCGGTGCTGGGTCTGACGAATCCGGGGATCGCCATCTGGGACAAGGCGTACGTGCAGGGGAAGCTGGCGTTCCCGGGCCTGGAGGAGCAGGCGGCGAAGTGGGTGCCGAAGCTGAGGTCGATGGGCGCGGACGTGGTGGTGGTGTCGGCGCATTCGGGGACGTCGGGGACGTCGTCGTACGGTGATCAGTTGCCGTACGTGGAGAACGCGGCGGCGAACGTGGCGCGGCAGGTGCCGGGGATCGACGCGATCCTGGTGGGACACGCGCACGCGGAGATCGAGGAGCTGCGGGTCGTCAACGAACGGACGGGGAAGGCCGTGGTGCTGTCGGAGCCGCTGTGTTACGCGGAGCGGCTGACCCTGTTCGACTTCGATCTGGTCTTCGAGCGGGGCCGGTGGCGGGTGGAGTCGGTGAAGGCGTCGCTGCGGGACGCGCGCACGGTGGCCGACGATCCGCGGATCACCGAGCTGCTGGCGGACGAGCACCAGAAGGTGGTGGCGTACGTCAATCAGGTCGTCGGCACGGCGACGGCGACGCTGACGACGGCGGAGGCGCGGTACAAGGACGCGCCGATCATCGATCTGATCAACAAGGTGCAGGAGGACGTGGTCCGGCAGGCGCTGGCGGGTACGCCGTACGCGTCGCTGCCGGTGCTGTCGCAGGCGTCGCCGTTCTCCCGGACGTCGCAGATCCCGGCGGGCGAGGTGACGATCCGGGATCTGTCGAGTCTGTATGTGTACGACAACACCCTGGTGGCGAAGGTGATGACGGGGGCGCAGCTCCGGGCGTACCTGGAGTATTCGGCGGAGTATTTCGTGCGGACGGCGGCCGGTGCGCCGGTGGATGTGGCGAAGCTGACCAATGCGAACGGCCGGCCGGACTACAACTACGACTATGTCTCGGGACTCCGGTACGACATCGACATCGCGCAGCCGGCCGGTTCGCGGATCCGGAATCTGACTTTCGGTGGTGCTCCGCTGGACGACGCCCAGGAGTTCGTGCTGGCGGTGAACAATTACCGGGCCAATGGCGGGGGTGCGTTCCCGCATGTGGCGTCGGCGAAGGAGGTCTGGTCGGAGTCGACGGAGATCCGTACCCGGATCGCGGAGTGGGTGACCGCCAAGGGTGTGCTGGACCCGGCGGACTTCGCCTCGGCGGACTGGCGGCTGACGCGGGAGGGCACGCCGGTGTTCTAG
- a CDS encoding ABC transporter ATP-binding protein, translating to MTTDTRTTDTPGGTPARETVLDARGVTMRFGGLTAVRGVDLTVDSGEIVGLIGPNGAGKTTFFNCLTGLYVPTEGEVRYKGRVLPPTSFKVTAAGIARTFQNIRLFANMTVLENVLVGRHTRTKEGFWSAVLRGPGFHRAEAASRERAGELLAFVGLAHKADHLARNLPYGEQRKLEIARALASEPGLLLLDEPTAGMNPQETRATEELVFAIRDQGIAVLVIEHDMRFIFNLCDRVAVLVQGEKLIEGDSATVQGDERVVAAYLGEPFENAPGAEELAEVEAAEAHAGATPTDPAATKENDR from the coding sequence ATGACCACCGACACCCGCACCACGGACACCCCGGGCGGCACCCCCGCCCGCGAGACCGTCCTCGACGCCCGCGGCGTCACCATGCGCTTCGGCGGGCTGACCGCCGTACGAGGCGTCGACCTCACCGTCGACAGCGGCGAGATCGTCGGACTGATCGGCCCCAACGGCGCCGGCAAGACCACCTTCTTCAACTGCCTGACCGGCCTGTACGTCCCCACCGAAGGCGAAGTCCGCTACAAGGGCCGCGTCCTGCCGCCCACCTCGTTCAAGGTCACCGCGGCCGGCATCGCCCGCACCTTCCAGAACATCCGGCTGTTCGCCAACATGACCGTCCTGGAGAACGTGCTCGTCGGCCGTCACACCCGTACCAAGGAAGGGTTCTGGTCCGCCGTCCTGCGCGGCCCGGGCTTCCACCGGGCGGAGGCCGCCTCGCGCGAGCGCGCCGGCGAACTCCTCGCCTTCGTCGGCCTCGCCCACAAGGCCGACCACCTCGCGCGCAACCTCCCCTACGGAGAGCAGCGCAAGCTGGAGATCGCCCGCGCGCTGGCCAGCGAACCCGGCCTGCTCCTCCTGGACGAGCCCACCGCCGGAATGAACCCGCAGGAGACCCGGGCCACCGAGGAACTCGTCTTCGCCATCCGGGACCAGGGCATCGCCGTCCTCGTCATCGAGCACGACATGCGCTTCATCTTCAACCTCTGCGACCGCGTCGCCGTCCTCGTCCAGGGCGAGAAACTCATCGAGGGCGACAGCGCCACCGTCCAGGGCGACGAACGCGTCGTCGCCGCCTATCTGGGCGAGCCGTTCGAGAACGCCCCCGGCGCCGAAGAACTCGCCGAAGTGGAAGCCGCCGAGGCACACGCCGGCGCCACCCCGACGGACCCCGCGGCCACCAAGGAGAACGACCGATGA
- a CDS encoding ANTAR domain-containing response regulator: MTAPESPQPVDVPDDDTSHVPPLTTRVVIAEDEALIRLDLKEMLEEEGYTVVGEAGDGERAVELAREHRPDLVILDVKMPKLDGISAAEKIAEERIAPVLMLTAFSQRDLVERARDAGAMAYLVKPFSKSDVVPAIEMAVSRFTELKELEKEVADLSQRLETRKLVDRAKSILQTEYGLTEPAAFRWIQKTSMDRRMSMQQVAQAVIEDAEEKKASKD, translated from the coding sequence GTGACCGCCCCCGAGTCGCCCCAGCCCGTAGACGTGCCCGACGACGACACGTCGCACGTTCCTCCGCTGACGACCCGTGTCGTCATCGCCGAGGACGAGGCCCTGATCCGGCTCGATCTCAAAGAGATGCTGGAGGAGGAGGGGTACACCGTCGTCGGTGAGGCCGGGGACGGTGAGCGGGCCGTCGAGCTGGCCCGTGAGCACCGGCCGGATCTGGTGATCCTGGATGTGAAGATGCCGAAGCTGGACGGCATCTCCGCGGCCGAGAAGATCGCGGAGGAGCGGATCGCTCCGGTGCTGATGCTGACGGCGTTCTCGCAGCGCGATCTGGTGGAGCGGGCCCGGGACGCGGGTGCCATGGCCTATCTGGTCAAGCCGTTCAGCAAGAGCGACGTGGTGCCGGCGATCGAGATGGCCGTATCCCGGTTCACGGAGCTGAAGGAGCTGGAGAAGGAGGTCGCCGACCTCAGCCAGCGGCTGGAGACGCGCAAGCTCGTGGACCGGGCGAAGTCGATCCTGCAGACGGAGTACGGGCTGACGGAGCCGGCGGCGTTCCGCTGGATCCAGAAGACGTCGATGGACCGCCGGATGTCGATGCAGCAGGTGGCGCAGGCGGTCATCGAGGACGCCGAGGAGAAGAAGGCGTCCAAGGACTGA
- a CDS encoding branched-chain amino acid ABC transporter permease, with the protein MTTQTTPQKPSGTPAAPATGLIGIPPHLARALATGGGLLTVLSTFLAWTWTTAFPGNLTVYGYPGGLQVLVLIGGALTTLLGLASYGVKGVRRLTPADADPAVRFAALGTFATTWYTVLALSYQLGGLVNLEPGGWIAAVTTLLTLLGALALPYRKPQPDPLDPDSTSWERVRHRLAHAGQSVKAAFAAPAPRPAPALPSYAEILIIVGIMALALTVFTYGIGTEYDELFVGFLITAGLGFAALHKAGLIAHASQITARHQNITICGAFVAAALFPFTQTDDQYATIGVYILIFATVALGLNIVVGLAGLLDLGYVAFLGVGAYAASLVSGSPSSPLDLHLPFWATVLVGAAASLVFGVLIGAPTLRLRGDYLAIVTLGFGEIFRITVNNLDGTSGPDVTNGSNGISSIPNLKIFGWDLGAEHTVAGFTIGRFANYFFLMLLITAVVVLVFRRSGDSRIGRAWVAIREDETAALAMGINGFRVKLIAFAVGASLAGLAGTVQAHVTYTVTPEQYLFAGTIPPNSAFLLAAVVLGGMGTIGGPLIGAALLFLIPNKLQFLGDYQLFAFGLALILLMRFRPEGLIPNRRRQLEFHEDADAPAVLGKTGA; encoded by the coding sequence ATGACCACACAGACCACCCCGCAGAAGCCCTCCGGCACCCCGGCCGCCCCGGCCACCGGGCTCATCGGCATCCCCCCGCACCTCGCGCGCGCCCTGGCCACCGGCGGCGGACTCCTCACCGTCCTGTCCACCTTCCTCGCCTGGACCTGGACCACCGCCTTCCCGGGCAACCTCACCGTCTACGGCTACCCCGGCGGCCTCCAGGTCCTCGTCCTCATCGGCGGCGCCCTCACCACCCTCCTCGGGCTCGCCTCCTACGGCGTCAAGGGAGTGCGCCGGCTCACCCCCGCCGACGCCGACCCGGCCGTCAGGTTCGCCGCCCTCGGCACCTTCGCCACCACCTGGTACACCGTCCTCGCCCTGAGCTACCAGCTCGGCGGCCTGGTCAACCTCGAACCCGGCGGCTGGATCGCCGCCGTCACCACCCTCCTCACCCTCCTGGGCGCCCTCGCCCTCCCCTACCGCAAGCCGCAGCCCGACCCCCTCGACCCCGACAGCACCTCCTGGGAGCGCGTCAGGCACCGCCTCGCCCACGCCGGGCAGAGCGTCAAGGCCGCCTTCGCCGCGCCCGCCCCGCGCCCGGCCCCCGCCCTGCCCTCCTACGCCGAGATCCTGATCATCGTCGGGATCATGGCCCTGGCCCTGACCGTCTTCACCTACGGCATCGGCACCGAGTACGACGAACTCTTCGTGGGCTTCCTCATCACCGCCGGCCTCGGCTTCGCCGCCCTGCACAAGGCCGGCCTCATCGCCCACGCCTCCCAGATCACCGCCCGCCACCAGAACATCACCATCTGCGGCGCCTTCGTCGCCGCCGCCCTGTTCCCCTTCACCCAGACCGACGACCAGTACGCCACCATCGGCGTCTACATCCTCATCTTCGCCACCGTCGCCCTGGGCCTGAACATCGTCGTCGGCCTCGCCGGCCTCCTCGACCTCGGTTACGTCGCCTTCCTCGGCGTCGGCGCCTACGCCGCCTCCCTGGTCTCCGGCTCCCCCAGCTCCCCCCTCGACCTCCACCTGCCCTTCTGGGCCACCGTCCTCGTCGGTGCCGCCGCCTCCCTCGTCTTCGGCGTCCTCATCGGGGCCCCCACCCTCCGCCTGCGCGGCGACTACCTCGCCATCGTCACCCTCGGCTTCGGCGAGATCTTCCGCATCACCGTCAACAACCTCGACGGCACCTCGGGACCCGATGTCACCAACGGGTCCAACGGCATCTCCTCCATCCCCAACCTCAAGATCTTCGGCTGGGACCTGGGGGCCGAGCACACGGTCGCCGGCTTCACCATCGGCCGGTTCGCCAACTACTTCTTCCTCATGCTCCTGATCACCGCCGTCGTCGTCCTCGTCTTCCGGCGCAGCGGCGACTCCCGCATCGGCCGGGCCTGGGTCGCCATCCGCGAGGACGAGACCGCCGCCCTCGCCATGGGCATCAACGGCTTCCGCGTCAAGCTCATCGCCTTCGCGGTCGGCGCCTCCCTCGCCGGTCTGGCGGGCACCGTCCAGGCGCACGTCACCTACACCGTCACCCCGGAGCAGTACCTCTTCGCCGGCACCATCCCGCCGAACTCCGCCTTCCTCCTCGCCGCCGTGGTCCTCGGCGGCATGGGCACCATCGGCGGCCCCCTCATCGGCGCCGCGCTCCTCTTCCTCATCCCCAACAAGCTCCAGTTCCTCGGCGACTACCAGCTCTTCGCCTTCGGGCTCGCCCTCATCCTGCTGATGCGCTTCAGGCCCGAGGGGCTCATCCCCAACCGCCGCCGCCAGCTCGAATTCCACGAAGACGCCGACGCGCCCGCAGTCCTCGGCAAGACAGGGGCCTGA